The Cellulophaga sp. L1A9 genome window below encodes:
- a CDS encoding DegT/DnrJ/EryC1/StrS aminotransferase family protein, whose product MRKIQMVDLNGQYEAIKEQVNASFTTILETSAFINGPEVHSFQKELEDYLGVKHVIPCANGTDALQIAMMGLGLQPGDEVITADFTFAATVEVIALLQLTPVLVDVLPDTFNIDPAAIERAITPKTKAIVPVHLFGQCANMDVILEIAEKHNLYVIEDNAQAIGATYTSKNGTKQKAGGIGHVAATSFFPSKNLGAYGDGGAIFTNDDALAHTLRGIVNHGMYERYHHDVVGVNSRLDSLQAAVLRAKLPLLDQYNAKRRDTARKYSAAFKNESAIVTPVTVNGCDGICDTCDCHVFHQYTLKITNGKRDDLVKHLAEKGIPCGVYYPIPLHKQKAYVDDRYNDADFPVTNQLVKEVISLPMHTELDEEQINFITKTVIDFVNA is encoded by the coding sequence ATGCGAAAAATTCAAATGGTTGATCTAAATGGTCAATACGAAGCCATCAAAGAACAAGTAAATGCTTCATTTACAACAATTTTAGAAACTTCAGCTTTTATAAACGGACCTGAAGTTCATAGTTTTCAGAAAGAATTAGAAGATTATTTAGGGGTTAAACATGTTATTCCTTGTGCAAACGGAACAGATGCTTTGCAAATAGCGATGATGGGTCTTGGGTTGCAGCCAGGAGATGAGGTGATTACGGCCGATTTTACTTTTGCAGCTACCGTTGAGGTAATTGCTTTATTGCAATTAACGCCTGTTTTAGTAGATGTCTTACCAGATACTTTTAATATAGATCCTGCGGCAATAGAACGTGCTATAACACCAAAAACTAAAGCTATTGTGCCAGTTCATCTTTTTGGGCAGTGTGCAAATATGGATGTAATTTTAGAAATTGCAGAAAAGCACAACCTTTATGTAATCGAAGATAATGCTCAAGCTATAGGTGCAACATACACTTCAAAAAATGGAACAAAACAAAAAGCAGGCGGTATTGGTCATGTCGCGGCAACATCTTTTTTCCCTTCTAAGAATTTAGGAGCTTACGGAGATGGTGGGGCTATTTTTACAAATGACGATGCGTTAGCACATACCTTAAGAGGTATTGTAAATCACGGCATGTATGAGCGATACCATCATGATGTGGTTGGAGTAAATTCTAGATTAGATAGTTTGCAAGCGGCAGTGTTGCGTGCTAAACTTCCATTGCTGGATCAATATAATGCTAAAAGAAGAGATACTGCACGTAAGTATTCTGCTGCATTTAAAAATGAATCGGCGATCGTTACCCCAGTTACCGTAAATGGTTGTGATGGGATTTGTGATACTTGTGACTGTCATGTTTTTCACCAATACACTTTAAAAATCACCAATGGCAAACGGGATGATTTGGTAAAACACTTAGCAGAAAAAGGAATTCCTTGTGGTGTTTATTATCCAATTCCATTACACAAGCAAAAAGCATATGTAGATGATCGTTATAATGATGCTGATTTTCCTGTAACCAATCAATTGGTGAAAGAAGTTATCTCATTACCGATGCATACAGAGCTTGATGAGGAACAGATTAACTTTATAACAAAGACCGTTATCGATTTTGTTAATGCATAA
- a CDS encoding 3-deoxy-D-manno-octulosonic acid transferase: protein MHFIYNCSVYIAGFFLKILALFSPKLKLFVTGRKHVFNTLNAGVSKEAPVIWIHTASLGEFEQGLPVIEALKEQYINYQILVTFFSPSGYEVKKNATAADLITYLPIDTKHNAAEFIKIVHPALVIFVKYEIWPNYLKELEKGKIPTLLISAIFSKRQIFFKGYGSFMRKSLSAFSHFFVQDQNSKDLLRSLDLENSTISGDTRFDRVLKILEQDNTLDFMEKFKQDQHCFVAGSSWPEDEAIIVDYINTTNASLKFVFAPHTIKKEAIQKLASSIQKRTILYSELAHKNPSDYEVLIIDTIGILTKVYRYADVAYVGGGFATGLHNTLEPAVFGIPVLIGPKYAGFKEAEDLVTLKGVISISDQKSFTLALDQLISSPKYYEETGKINTRYITERKGATGLIMDYIKTLL, encoded by the coding sequence GTGCATTTTATTTATAATTGCTCCGTTTATATTGCCGGCTTTTTTCTTAAGATTTTAGCTTTGTTTAGTCCAAAATTAAAGCTATTTGTAACTGGAAGAAAACATGTTTTTAACACGCTAAATGCTGGCGTATCTAAAGAAGCTCCCGTAATTTGGATTCACACAGCATCTCTAGGTGAATTTGAACAAGGACTCCCTGTAATTGAAGCATTAAAAGAACAGTATATCAACTACCAAATACTAGTAACTTTTTTTTCTCCCTCTGGCTATGAAGTAAAAAAAAATGCTACCGCAGCTGATTTAATAACCTACCTACCTATAGATACAAAGCATAATGCAGCGGAATTCATAAAAATAGTACATCCGGCGCTTGTCATATTTGTGAAGTATGAGATTTGGCCCAACTACCTAAAGGAATTAGAAAAAGGAAAAATTCCAACGCTATTAATCTCTGCTATCTTCAGTAAACGACAAATTTTCTTTAAGGGTTATGGTAGTTTTATGCGAAAAAGTTTATCTGCTTTCTCCCATTTTTTTGTTCAAGACCAAAATTCAAAAGACTTATTAAGGTCTCTTGACCTAGAAAACTCAACTATTAGTGGTGATACCCGATTTGATCGTGTATTAAAAATTCTAGAACAAGATAATACACTAGACTTCATGGAAAAATTTAAGCAAGACCAACACTGTTTTGTTGCTGGTAGCTCTTGGCCAGAAGACGAAGCTATTATTGTTGACTACATTAATACCACAAACGCTAGTTTAAAATTTGTTTTCGCTCCACACACCATCAAAAAAGAAGCGATTCAAAAACTAGCATCCTCAATACAAAAGAGAACTATTTTATATTCTGAATTGGCTCACAAAAACCCTTCTGATTATGAAGTTTTGATTATTGATACCATAGGGATACTTACCAAAGTATATCGTTATGCTGATGTTGCTTATGTGGGTGGTGGTTTTGCAACGGGCTTACACAATACTTTAGAGCCTGCTGTTTTCGGAATTCCAGTATTGATTGGCCCAAAATATGCTGGATTTAAGGAAGCTGAAGATTTAGTTACCCTAAAAGGTGTCATTTCTATTTCTGACCAAAAAAGCTTCACCCTTGCGCTTGATCAATTGATTTCTTCTCCAAAGTATTATGAAGAGACGGGAAAAATTAATACCCGATACATTACAGAAAGGAAGGGTGCAACAGGTCTAATTATGGATTATATCAAAACGTTGCTCTAA
- the galE gene encoding UDP-glucose 4-epimerase GalE has protein sequence MKVLVTGGLGFIGSHTVVELQNKGFEVVIIDDLSNSTEKVLDGIVAITGKKPLFEKIDLKEKSKVEDFFKRHADVQGVIHFAASKAVGESVEKPLLYYENNIGTLVYLLKELAKKDKASFIFSSSCTVYGQADKMPITEDAPVKTAESPYGNTKQMGEEIISDTCKVVPSLNAIALRYFNPMGAHPSTEIGELPIGVPQNLVPFITQTGIGLREQLSVFGDDYPTSDGTCVRDYIHVVDLAKAHVVALQRLFEAKNKENYEVFNLGTGTGSTVLEVIKSFEKVSGKKLNYKIVPRRVGDITEAYANTEKANNELGWKAESTLDEAMKSAWDWEQKVRA, from the coding sequence ATGAAAGTACTTGTTACCGGAGGATTGGGTTTTATTGGCTCTCATACCGTTGTAGAATTACAAAACAAAGGATTTGAAGTGGTCATCATTGATGATTTATCTAATTCAACAGAAAAAGTACTGGATGGTATTGTTGCTATAACTGGCAAAAAGCCCTTATTTGAAAAAATTGATTTGAAGGAAAAATCAAAAGTTGAAGATTTTTTCAAAAGGCATGCAGATGTTCAAGGGGTAATTCATTTTGCAGCCTCTAAAGCTGTAGGAGAAAGTGTAGAAAAGCCTTTGTTGTACTATGAGAACAATATAGGAACATTGGTTTATCTTCTAAAAGAATTAGCAAAAAAGGATAAAGCTAGCTTTATCTTTAGTTCTTCTTGTACGGTTTATGGGCAAGCAGATAAGATGCCTATTACAGAAGATGCTCCTGTGAAAACGGCAGAATCTCCTTATGGGAATACAAAGCAAATGGGGGAAGAGATTATCTCAGATACCTGTAAAGTGGTTCCTTCGTTAAACGCAATTGCGTTGCGCTATTTTAATCCAATGGGTGCACACCCGAGTACAGAAATTGGAGAATTGCCAATAGGAGTGCCTCAGAATTTGGTTCCTTTTATTACACAAACAGGAATAGGATTGCGTGAGCAGTTATCTGTTTTTGGTGATGATTATCCTACTTCAGATGGTACTTGTGTACGTGATTATATTCATGTAGTAGATTTGGCAAAAGCGCATGTGGTAGCTTTACAACGGCTTTTTGAAGCTAAAAACAAAGAAAACTATGAAGTCTTTAATTTAGGAACTGGAACAGGGAGTACTGTTCTTGAGGTGATTAAAAGTTTTGAGAAGGTTTCAGGGAAGAAATTAAATTATAAAATTGTGCCACGTAGAGTTGGTGATATTACAGAAGCGTATGCCAATACTGAAAAAGCAAACAATGAATTAGGTTGGAAAGCAGAATCTACATTAGATGAGGCTATGAAATCTGCTTGGGATTGGGAGCAAAAGGTTAGGGCTTAG